The segment GATATTGTTATTGGAGTTGAATCATGTGAAAAAGAAGAAACTTACAAGAAGTGATTTTTTTCATTAGATTAATTTGCATTTATTAATAAACATTCAATAAAATAAATGGTTGTTCTAAAGATAGTTTATAAAATATATTTTGTATTTTAATAACACAAAATGTAAGCTTCCCCTAATTAGAACTGCTTGATTTTATAAAATTATTGTTTTTCGTTTTATCTGTGGTTTTTAGAAGGGAATTATATTTTGCATATTCTATAGGGGCCATTTTACCTAATGCATCATGAGGTCTTTGATTATTATAATCATCCATCCATACCTGGGTTTGTTCCCTTACCTGGTCCAGGTCTTCAAAAATGTATTTATTTAAGACTCCTCTCCTGTAGGTTCCATTGAATCGTTCAATAAAAGCATTCTGTGTAGGTTTTCCTGGCTGGATATATTGGAAGTCGATTCCGTGCATCTGGCTCCATTCTGAAGCTATGTTGGCTACAAACTCGGGACCATTATCCATTCTTATTTTCTGAGGTTTTTTTCTTCGGTTAATGAGGTGGTTTAACACCCAAATCACTCTATTGCTAGGCAAGGAGAAATCAACTTCTATGTGAAGAGCTTCCCGGTTATAATCATCAATTATTGTAAAGGCTCTAAACCTTCTTTTGTTATCCAGAACATCTGTTACAAAATTCATGCTCCAGGTATGGTTGGGAGTTTCAGGCACTTCTAAGGGTTCTTTCACTCTTGCTGGTAATCTTTTCTTCTTTTTGCGTCTTAGGCTTAAACCAAGGTTCTTATATACACGATAAACTCTTTTATGATTCCATGGCTTCCTTTCCTTGCGCAGCCGATCATAAGCCATTCAAAAGCCTTCTTCACTATATTTTTCTGCCTTTTGCTTTAAGGTTTCTTCTATAGGTTTGTCATCTTTAGGAAGAGGTGAATAATAAAACACGCTCTTGCTCAAATTTAGGACACGGCACGCCCTTCTTATGCCGTAATGAGCAAGGTCTTTAGCTATGGTTCTCTTACGGCAAGGCTTAAGAGCTTTTTTTCGATAATCTCTTTGGCCATCTCGTGATCCAGGGACAGAGTGGCATACATTTGCTTTAGTCGGTGATTTTCCTCCTCTAATTCCTTGAGCCGCTTAAGTTCTTTACCGTTCATTCCGCTAAAGCGTTCTCGCCATTTATAAAAAGCAGCAGTACTTACACCATATTCACGGCTAATTTCAGGAGCAGTTTTACCATTATCAAACTCCTTAAGGATCTTAGCAATCTGCTGTGGGGAAAATTTACTTTTTTTTCATACTGTTTAAATTTAAGAATTATTCTACTTTTAAACAGTTCGGCTTTAAGGGAAGCATACAAGATCTTATCCTTACCTCCCCACGAACTGTAATATGATGTTCCTATGAAATAAGCAGTAACCATACCAGCTCAAATAACTTCTTCATACTTAAATCATCTTTCTCTTTTACTATTGATCAGGAAATTTTTTCACTCCCTTATTCTGTTCGAGAACAAGCTTCAAATTATTCATATCCCTGCTCACTTTGTTTTCCAGGACACGGGCATATATTTGCGTTGTTGCAATTTTAGTATGACCTAAAAGCTTAGAAACAGTTTCTATAGGTACCCCGTTACTCAAAGTAATGGTTGTTGCAAATGTGTGTCTGGCCATATGATAGGTTAGATTCTTTTTTATACCGCAAAGTATCGCAACTTCCTTTAAATATACATTCAGCTTTTCGTTGGTAATGATCGGAAGGAGACTTCCACTAATTATTGTCATAGGATGCTGGCTGTATTTTTTTATTAGATCGAGTGCCGGATCAAGTAAAGGTACTTTAATTGGAGTTTTTGTTTTCTGCCGTTTTGTTACTATCCAATTATTCCCGTCAATACCCATTAAAATATTATCTTCTGTCAACTTCATTACGTCGACATAGCTAATTCCTGTGTAGCAGCTAAAGACGAAAAGATCTCGAACGCGATCTAATCTATCTAGTGGAAATTCATAGGTTTCAAGATTTGAAAGTTCATTGGCCGATAAAAATTCACGTTCTTTCTTTTCAAAGGTGGTTTTCCAACGCCGGAACGGATCTTTATCTACCCATTCCATATTATAGGCAAGCCTAATCACCTTTCTCAAGCGCTGTATATGCTTCATAACTGTATTATGACTCATGGCTCTGGGGTGGCCATTAGGATAATAGGTACTAAGGAAATATTCAAAATCACAGAGGAACTTGTAATCCAGATCTTTTAAATATACATCTGAAGTTTTCCTGTCCTTCTTTAAAAATTTTTGAACATAGCCTTCAGTGATCCCGAAGTTTCTAATGGTTCCGGAAGCCAAAGTGCTTGCTATTTTCCTGGAATGGTAGTCCAGCAAATTTTGCAGCGTTTTGGAAGTCTCATCATCTCCCAAATATGCCGCCTTTATTACTTTGGCTGTAATTAATTTTCTTTTAAATAGTAGATCCTGGTAACATTGAAACAAGTTAGAATGGACAAGATCCAAATACTGGTTTACTTGCTTTGCTTCCGCAGAATTTCCTCTTGCCCTCTTTTTAGCAGAATCCCATAATTCCAGCGGAATTCTCCTTTTCAAACTAATGATGGCTCTCTGGCTGTTCACGGTAATCCTGGCAAAAATGATTACCTGATTACCTGATACTTTTTTTGGGTTTACCAAAAAAAGAATTGAAAATGTGTTAGACGTATTCATAGTTGTCATCTTTTAATTAAACAATTAATAATTAGATGAAAGTCAAATCAACTATACAGTCCTTCTATAAAATTCTCTAAAAGACACCTAAGGTGCCTTTTAAAAATTAAGGTGTCTTTTAGGTGACATTTTAATTCAAATTGTGTCAAATTAAATGTATTCCTAAAAACTTGAAAACCACGCTAATCCTAAGATTTGCGTGGTTTTGCAGCTAATTGTTATTAGCTTTGGTGACCCCGGAGGGATTCAAACCCCCAACCCTCAGAGCCGAAATCTGATGCGCTATTCAGTTGCGCCACGGGGCCTTGTTTTCAGACCTCACAGGTTTTTAAAACCTGTGCGGTCTATTCCATTATTAACTCAATTTCTTCTTTACGATCATCGAAATGGTTTTGCCATCTGCCTTACTTAGCAAGGTCTGCAGATGCTTTACCCATCACTTTTCCCATATCCTTCATTCCTTCAGCACCTGTCTCTGCAATAATCTCATCTACTTTTGCCTCTATTTCCTCATCGGTTAACTGCTCAGGTAAAAACATGCTTATTACAGCTGCCTGGTCAATTTCGGGCTGGGCAAGATCTTCTCTTCCCTGTTCCCTGTAAATTGCGGCACTGTCTCTTCTTTGCTTAACAAGTTTCTGAAGCAATTTTAATTCTTCTTCCTCAGTTAAACCTTCTTTAGCAGAACTCTCTGTTTGAGACAACAAAATCTGACTTTTAATAGCTCGTAGTGCCTCCAGTTTGTTAGCATCTTTGGCTCGCATAGCTGCTTTCATTTCGGTCATTACACGCTCTTGTAGACTCATTTTCTTATTTAATTAAGGACTGCGAATATAAAAAGAAAACCTGAAATCCTATAAAGAATTTCAGGTTTTATAAAGTGTTCACTTAATAGGTTAATCTACATTATCGTGCAAAAATGAATTATTACTCCTAAACCTCAATTCATCTTTATCGCCATTCCCCAGGCTTGTCCTGGAAAGTTTTTCTTCTCCATGTCTTGAGCTGTCAAGATCAATTCCCTGGCGCTTATAGGCTGGCTGTCTTTCTATTTCATCAATGTGAGCAGCATTACTCCTGAATTTATAATTAAATTCTTTCATTTTTGCTCTTCTGTCTGCAGCTCTTGCAATTAGGCTTTCAGAAATTGGATTATCAAAAGGATCATTCTCATCCCGTTGTGCGGGTTTTTCTGGTTGTGGCGCCACAGTTTTCTTTTCAAAAACTACTTCATCCTCTTCGGTTTTCTTTTGAGTAGGCCTGGATTTCTTCAGCATTTGCTCCACCTCCATATAATCATCAAGGCTATAGCGTTTTATACCTGTCGCAGAACTTTCGGTCACCGGGATAATTTCAATAGGCTCATTCACCTCCATATCTCTGGTTTGCTCACTAAGATTGTGAACCACCTTTTTTGCTGCTGAATCTTCAGAAGACCTTTGAGTTTGCTGAATTTGGTTCTGAACCGGGGCTTTCTTTTCTTCTTTTTTATTATTGCTGATAGGAAAATCAAAAGTAAACATGAATTGCTCTTCCGGTATTCCCGAAATTTCTTCAGCTTCATTAACTTCTAAATCCTTTGTTTCATCTGAAGTATCAGTAATAATAAAGTTTTCCTGAGCATATTTAACCTCCTCATAGATCACGTTCATATTTCGTACGCTTGGAGGAGTACTTAAATTATCTTTTATTCTAGGAGTGTTAACCTCCTCTACCTCTTCATCCAAAGAATGGAAAATTTTTGGGGATTCTGTTTCTGAATGTGGTTCATCAGAAATTTGTCTGCCATTGTCAAACTTTGCAGTTGTAAAATTGTGCTCAGCTCTTTGCTCATCTTCCAGAGTATGGATGATCTTTTTAGTTTCTGTATTTACAATCTCATTTTGTGTTTCCACATTAAAACTAGATCGCAATTATTGTAACTGCTATTGCATCGTCGAGTTTATCATCTTCCCCAACACCCATAATAATATTAGCACTGTGGCTAAGCCTCATTCTGGATGTGATCGTTAATTTCTCCAATCTCATCAATTGTAATTTCTTCTGAACCGGAAACGATAAGCAGTAATACGTTCTTAGCTCCTTTGATCTTGTTATCATTAAGCAATGGGGAATCGAGCGCTTTTGTAATCGCATCCTGAGCACGGTTTGCACCAGATGCAGTTGCAGATCCCATTATAGCTGTACCACTATTGCTCAATACAGTTTTGGCATCACGTAAATCGATGTTTTGCGTATAGTGATGGGTAATAACCTCAGCAATACCCCTGGAAGCTGTTGCCAATACCTCATCTGCCTTGGAAAATCCTGCCTTAAAACCAAGATTTCCATAAACTTCTCTAAGCTTGTTATTATTTATTACAATAAGAGAATCCACATGGCTTCGAAGTTTCTCAACTCCAAGTTGTGCCTGCTCGTTTCTCATTTTTCCTTCAAATTGAAAAGGAATGGTAACTATACCTACGGTAAGTATATCCATTTCCTTAGCCTGCTTGGCAATAATTGGCGCAGCCCCTGTACCTTTACCACCTCCCATTCCTGCAGTAATGAAAATCATTTTTGTGTTGGTATCAAGCATTCGCTTTATCTCCTCAAAACTCTCTACTGCTGCCTGTTCTCCAATTTGCGGATTCGCACCTAGCTCCTAATCCTTCTGTCAGGCTAACCCCTAGCTGAATTTTATTGGGTACCGTACTGTTTTCCAGGGCCTGCGAATCGGTGTTGCAAATAACAAAATCAACCCCTTTAATTCCTTGTTGAAACATATGGTTGATCGCATTGCTTCCTCCACCACCTACACCAATAACCTTAATTACGTTCGATTGGTTTTTGGGTAAATCGAATGAAATGTTTTCGAAATCTGTACTGCTCATAAATCCTGTTTTACTGGTTCTCTACTCTATTCTGCGTTATCTAAAAAATCTTTAAACTTCTCTGCCCATTTGTCAAAGATGCTTTTCCTTGCTCTTTTTTCCGGGATGGGAGTATTATCTTCCTCTTCCCCTTCAAAATCGTTTTCCTGTATTTTCTCCTCAACCCTTGGTTGTTCCGGTTCTTTTAAGTTCACCTGCTCCTGGAATCGTGCATTTTTTTGCTCCAGGCTGTTTAATACTAATCCAACTGCCGTTGCGTAAAGCGGGCTGGTGGTTTCAGTATCACTATTCCCCGCCAGGTGCTCGTTGGGATAACCTATGCGGGTATCCATTCCGGTGATATATTCAGCCAACTGCTTTAGATGCTTTAACTGGGCTCCACCACCTGTGATAACCATTCCTGCTATTAATTTCTTTTTCTGCTCTTCGTGTCCGTAATTTTTTATCTCCAGGTAAACCTGATCGATAATCTCCACAACACGTGCATGTATGATCTTGGAAAGATTTTTAAGAGTAATTTCTTTTGGTTCTCTCCCCCTTAATCCGGGAATGGAAACTATTTCGTTATCCTTGTTTTCACCCGGCCACGCCGATCCAAATTTTATTTTCAGTAGTTCGGCCTGCTTTTCAATGATCGAGCAACCTTCTTTTATATCTTCAGTAATTACGTTTCCACCAAATGGTATTACTGCGGTATGGCGGATGATTCCATCTTTAAAGATGGCAAGATCTGTAGTTCCACCTCCTATATCAATTAAGGCTACTCCCGCTTCTTTTTCTTCCTGACTTAAAACTGCATTTGCTGAAGCCAATGGTTCCAGAGTTACTGCTGAAAGTTCCAATCCTGCACTTTTTACACAGCGGCCAATGTTCCTGATTGAGGAAACCTGTCCCACTACCACGTGAAAATTGGCTTCCAGTCTACCCCCGTACATACCAATAGGCTCTTTTATTTCTGCCTGACCATCTACCTTAAATTCCTGTGGAAGCACATGTATTATTTCTTCCCCTGGAAGCATCACAAGTTTATGAACCTGGTTGCACAGTGTATGTATATCATCATTATCAATTACTTCATCCGGGTTTGGCCTGGTAATATAATCGCTGTGTTGTAAACTTCTTATGTGCTGGCTTAGCGATCCCAACCACCACATCCTGTATTTTTAAACCTGAATCTGCTTCTGCTTCCTGTATTGCCAGTTGAATGGATTGTATAGTCTGGGTGATGTTGTTCACCACTCCCCGGTGCACACCCATACTTTTTGACTTTCCTATCCCTATGATCTCCACCTTCCCGTATTCATTCTTGCGCCCGATCATGGCCACAATCTTTGTGGTTCCAATATCAAGACCTACTGCAATGTCGTTCTCTTCCATAACTTATTTTTTAGTGCATACAACCTGATTCCCAAATTGTAGATCCACCATTTTGTAAGTATTTAATAATTCGTCTTTTAGTGCCTTTTTGTAAAAGGCTTTAAAATTGTTGAATTTAATATCTACGTTTTCAACTTTCCCAAAGAACAAATTAAAATCCATTTGTCTTATTTCAAGCTCATAAAGTCCACCCCTCTTCCTTGTAATGGCTGTCACATGTTCCTGTAAAAACTGATCTTTACTTATATAGTCCAAAATTGGGTAAACTTCTTCTATACTTTTATCATCAACACCTGTCACAACAGGAACCCTGGCGGAATAATACGGCGAAAGGGGCATTCTATCCCCTAATCTGTCCACGTAAAAAACATCTTCGGCAAGTACTCTTCCAATTGGACGACGCTGGCTGATTTGTGTTTTTAAAATGCCATCCAGGGTGACAAATACTTCAGCATTTTCAACCATTTCGTGATTATTCAAAACCGACTCCACCCTATTCAAATCTAAAGTTTCTTTACCTACACTCGCAGCAGTGACTTTATTTTGTATTAACAATTTATTAACCGCTTCTTCAGTAACATAAAGGTTTTCAGATTCAGTAAAATGTACTTCTATTTTAGATATTTTTCTGGTGCTATTTCTCTGCCCGGCAAAACCGTAAAGGAAGACCACTACAGCTACCACGAATACTGCCTTTATGTAATTGTAATTAATCTTCATTTCTTAATTCTTTTTCAAGCTGGCCCACCATTTCACCAATATCACTTAGCTCCTAACATAATAATTACCTTGCAGCCGGAGTTCTTTACTTCATTCGCAATTTCCCCAGGCTGGATCAATTTTTTATTACTGTTCTCAACCTTTTCCAGTAACCATTCTGAGGTTATTCCCTGCATAGGTTTTTCCCGCGCAGGATAAATGTCCAGCAATCTTACCTCATCAAACCCTGAAAGGCTTTTACCAAAATCATCAGCAAAATCCTTTGTACGGCTAAACAGGTGAGGCTGAAATATTACCATCACCTCCTGGCCTGGATGCATTTCTCTTACAGCCTGATGGGCCGCAGCAATCTCGGTAGGATGGTGAGCATAGTCATCAATTAAGACAAATTCCTCTGTCTTGATCCTGTAAGAAAACCTGCGTTTCACACCTCGAAAATGCGATAGTGCCCTGACAAGCTTAAGGGGTGGGGCCCCATATTCCAGTGCCATTGCCAGGGCAGTTACAGCATTCTGCAAATTGTGTTTGCCGGGGAGATTACATTGTAAATCCTTTATTACTGTTGACGGAGTACGTAGATCAAAATGATACGACCCGTTTTCGACTTTAATATTTACTGCTGAATAATCTGCATCATCATTTGCGACGCCAATTGTGGTGCCAGGCATATCCAAACCTTTGCTCACAAAAAGTTTTCCTCCACGTGGAACAAGAGAAGCAAATTCCCTAAAGGATTCGATAAGTTTTCCGGCATCTCCATAGATGTCAAGATGATCTGCATCCATAGAGGTTATTGCCGCTATATTGGGTGATAATCTTAAAAAAGAACGATCAAATTCATCAGCTTCTACTACCATAACTTCATTACCCTGAAGGATCAAATTGCTGTTGATATCTTCACTAATCCCTCCCAGAAAGGCAGTAACTTTAGCTCCGGAATGACTGAGTAAATGCCCCAAAATGGCAGTAGTGGTAGTCTTCCCATGAGTTCCTGCAACTGCAAGAGTAAAAATGTCTTTGGTTATCATTCCCAGCACCTCTGACCTTTTTTTAATAGAAAATCCTTTTTCCCTGAAATAGTTTAGTTGTTGATGATCTGCAGGAACTGCAGGTGTGTAAATTACCAGGGTAGTATTGATATTTCTGAAACTTTCAGGCAATAAATTCACCTCATCTTCATACACCACTTCTATC is part of the Antarcticibacterium sp. 1MA-6-2 genome and harbors:
- a CDS encoding site-specific integrase, encoding MNTSNTFSILFLVNPKKVSGNQVIIFARITVNSQRAIISLKRRIPLELWDSAKKRARGNSAEAKQVNQYLDLVHSNLFQCYQDLLFKRKLITAKVIKAAYLGDDETSKTLQNLLDYHSRKIASTLASGTIRNFGITEGYVQKFLKKDRKTSDVYLKDLDYKFLCDFEYFLSTYYPNGHPRAMSHNTVMKHIQRLRKVIRLAYNMEWVDKDPFRRWKTTFEKKEREFLSANELSNLETYEFPLDRLDRVRDLFVFSCYTGISYVDVMKLTEDNILMGIDGNNWIVTKRQKTKTPIKVPLLDPALDLIKKYSQHPMTIISGSLLPIITNEKLNVYLKEVAILCGIKKNLTYHMARHTFATTITLSNGVPIETVSKLLGHTKIATTQIYARVLENKVSRDMNNLKLVLEQNKGVKKFPDQ
- a CDS encoding cell division protein FtsQ/DivIB, which produces MKINYNYIKAVFVVAVVVFLYGFAGQRNSTRKISKIEVHFTESENLYVTEEAVNKLLIQNKVTAASVGKETLDLNRVESVLNNHEMVENAEVFVTLDGILKTQISQRRPIGRVLAEDVFYVDRLGDRMPLSPYYSARVPVVTGVDDKSIEEVYPILDYISKDQFLQEHVTAITRKRGGLYELEIRQMDFNLFFGKVENVDIKFNNFKAFYKKALKDELLNTYKMVDLQFGNQVVCTKK